From Mytilus edulis unplaced genomic scaffold, xbMytEdul2.2 SCAFFOLD_1041, whole genome shotgun sequence:
ATTCAGAGTCAGTTAGTTACGcatttcttgcatatattttgtttcttagctaacttttcaagttttttatgacagcaaaataaaattgaaatggaaatgggaaatacaatcatgtcaaaaatttgctttcgaGTAATGCTTAATCATGTTGTAGTTGTTTACAAGGACACATTaggtttacagacaataacttaagtataagtaaatggGTCTCTATAAAATTGTTCTAGAAGGGTTCAATACACAAAAGAAAGATTAGAGCAGGAAATGCATACAAAGTAgggtgttttaattattttatctgtaatttgtgcatttttcctacAATGTGTACTCCTTGATAATGTCGACGTCAGTaacatgataaagaaataatattttgtaagtatattcacaattgacatgcgCCAGTGTGCCACAAAAAGATCATCTTTGCCTTTAATTCCcaattaaacatgatttttttctctcatagaAACACATgaattatttggtaaataaaacacttgtcattgtttgaaactttcagtaataaaaaaatagtttagcctttttgaatgtttcactgattgtgtgaacattttaacattaaaagtacaaaacacttgataaaattgcattatctgcagaattattgataactttcctcactatatattcacaaggacataaaacaaacatattgTCCATGATAatctgatctgagtttttattcatacatatactgGCATGGGTGGGTGCTGTTCCAAGTTTTATTCtctttctgtttcttgagaagtatttgtttgaCCTGTTttgtcactataaagtgttacaattcttaattaggcgcaacacataaatagtgaccaaaaaggttaccgctttcacatgagagaagctagaacaaaattaaatgaacacatttttaatatatttgtacgactataatataaaattaaggaaATATGTTGTTAGAGACTGCTGCTGAATAGACATTTTTGGTTTTTACCTGATACCTGTTTTCAAATAAGTCCATATTGAAGTTTGaagtgtccaaaattaaaatatgtatgatttcaactgacataaacagtgttgtttttttatatacttattaTACATCTATGGTcgtgttcatttttttatttagttcatgaaaataaatttgtagttgTGAAGTTGCTTACATGAGAGTACCTAAATTGCAcctatattgtcagttttttcaccaacttttttttattaaccagaCAAAAGTCCATTTTTGTGCTTATTTTGTAGAAAATCCTTCTTTACACTATCATAATAGTTACACCAATTTAGTTTTAAGTACATGTAGAGTCATAGAAAATGGGTTTGAACTGACCTCCAAACAGTCCATCATTCTGTAATGAGGTCAGTACCCaaattacattacatgtttaatttcaaatcctagaaacaaatttaatttgctcattttaaaaagatgataattaGATAACTTCACATGGTGAAAGAAAACTTGTAAGTTTTCCGCAGCTTTTTTGTTGAAAAGGTTCATTTGGTTACTGTGAGTgcaattttggtactgtgatgttatataaccatcagtgtgtattgctaaataggttgaaatgtgaacctgataCAGTGAAAGAGTACTCGGTAGAGTGAATATGTTTTGATCAGGTTAAAACTGACGCATAAAATAATCAGGGCGACTgctgcagcttgaattttaaaggatgCAGTCCACATACTTCCAAGGAACAATCCATTTATATACCTGTCAAAGTCATGGTATAAATCATGGGTTATCATATTAACTCCATCTTCCcataaaattcaattttggacAATATAAGATTATACAATATGTACAGTCTGTACTTTAATATACTATTCAGACTCAAGTCtccttttagagaaaaaaaaaaccaaaaccgtTTCAATCTCTTGGGACTGTATAAGGTAGATATTGAGAGTTTGCCAAAAGAAGTAcacaataaaaatgtaaattatttgcatatgttttcttttgttttaaaccATGCTTTGTTAAGTTTTGATTTAGTATGTGGTTACATGAATAATAGTGATCACATTCAAACAGTATAACCAACGTCATTATCCACTGTTCCTTCATATGGGGAATTATGTGGCAGATGAACATAAGTAGTCATGGTCAACCAGTCGGAGTTTACCCCGCATGCCGCAtggccattataaaaaaaaatcccgaaatgtattgcttgcaGAGAGTTTTTTCTGTGTGTCCCGTGCTGGACGAAACTTTACGCTAAATATGTTTTCATCAATTATGTTTTTGTGACTGTAaaatgaagtacctgtgattGTTGAGGAAGTTTGTTTTGACCTCACTGAAAATGGAACAagaagcagacgaaacatggcgttAGACGTTGTTGTCCaaacttcggtaatttccgtggttCAATACAATTTAATTGAACTTCATAAGTAACCAAAGTTTCTGAATTGTTGTTTTTGTAAAGAAATAacaattcatgttttatttaacatCAACATTATTTAGAGCTGTCCCGTTTTTTTAAGTTCGCGTTGGAACGTTACATTCGGCAGCCATTAAAAAGACAAAaggtcgtgtagagagagttattGTTCTCTATTCCAAAACGATACTACTACCATAAGTGACAGCTAAAGCTGGCATATTAATCATTGATGTGGTTTGTTAAATTTCTATATTCAGTAAAGAATACACTATGTAAATGTCATCTATTATCAAGGAAGTTTCAGAAATTAAGGCTGATTACGAAATTTAAAATTACTTAATTTGATACGAAAAGGTCAACATGTgtttttttaatactattgcatATGTTTTGCTCTCGCCTGAAAATGGTACTTATTCGGAAAGTGTCTTTATTCTGAAGTTTGTTAATTGTATATAAACTGATATAAgtgtaattaaaaaaatctttgaatgCTAGATACCTATTCGATTTGTATATCATATACGTTCCTGTATTTGGCTAATATTAATGCTATCAAATTAAGGCCCTTAGATGTTTATTCAAGGGTTTCTGATTGTCAAGGTCGAGAAGCAAAAATGACCATATGGGTGTCATCCGGGTAATGACGTAAGTGGAATGATCAGTAGATCGGAAAAGGTGGCCGGGACATGTGAACAGGTATGCATCTATAATTTGTAGACAGTAATTTATAGGTTAAAATGATTGTTCGTGGCATCAATACAATAGAATACAGAGAGAATAACATAACATTTACTCAGCAATTCACTGTAACACATGCAACTCGATATTCAatgtattaataaaattaataaaattaacggtgaGATCATCAAAAAGACGGAATGTTTTTATCGCCAACCCATTCAGGGGTATTGCACATTGAACCTTAAACATATCGATTAACCAGTAAGAGCACGAACTAGGATGTCAACAAGTTGGCAGTTCGTTTACACTTAATTGGGAGAACAAAAAACGACCATTCAACTGAATTTAAAGTGTGccaaaggacaccccagttcgcACGCCTCATGAAATAAAAATGTCCGTCACCAGGAATGATTGCAATAACACATTCGTCGATTAGTGGCAGGCATGATCTGAGGAGGTTAAGAGACGGTTGTCCGTGTGGATGATGCCAATGAAAAGTATTGATTCTTTGGCCTATAACGATCACCACGATGTGAATACTCAtctaaagttttattttgaaatgtctgaaatGCTACTGTTCGATTACAGTAAAAgatgtaaaatgcatttttttgttttttgtacaaaaattacTTCATTTTGGTATCAAAATTGTGGTTAAttaaaacatcattttgaaacatcaatatacaaGCAATTATTCATATCCAAAAAAATGAAGCTGATTTTCCTAGGTTTAAAATATTCAGAGGTTGCAATACGTTTTTCCATGTTTGTAGAACAAGTAAAGACTCAATTAAACGGCATTTGCAATTTACGACATGCAGTTACGGAGGACGacttatatatatgaaaatatattttcaattacatTTGTCCTGAAGCAATCTCTAAGATACACTGAAATGTTATAATTCAACATGTTGATACTATATTCgtaatttaaaaagaataaaacacatgaaaatgtaatattgttaagTTCACAAAGATTtgtaaattaaactaaattttcTCTAAATATAGACGCAAGCATACATTTACAGACTATTTATGGTATCGGTTTATCGCCTAGGAAAATGTTTGTTTCAATGTCGAACACCGACTTACAATTTACTGGGGCCAGTGATAGCTTAAATTTgccaatattaaaaatataaaaaaaaaaatgatacacaaCATTTTCCTAATTTATACATTCGTTTTAGTTACTTGGAGACGAAGTGTACCACTATCATGGAAAGTTAGTAACAAAAGAGCCGTTTACAGGTGGAGCTCATTTGTGGCATCAAGATTACGGGTATGCTATTAACTTTTAATCTCACCCTTTTGTGAAGCAACGCGTAGTGCTATTGACGATGTTTTTAAGGCAGTTTTATTTTTAGTCTTATAGTTTACCATTGTTACCATTTACCCTCTTATTTTACTCGTTGAACATTGTTTTAAGAGACGTTTACTATTATTATAATATTCGACAATTTTTTTAACAGGTATTGGTATATAAATGAGTTTTTGGAGCCAAATATGATAACGGCATTTATTGCCTTAGATAAATGTGAGAAAAGAAACGGATGTTTACAGGTAATCTTATTTAGACGCAAATGCTTTTATATTACTCGCACCTAGCAGTTCGTTAAATTTAGCAGCATAATGAATTAATGCAACAAACCCCATAATCGTCCCCAAAGCTAAAGTTAATAACAGAATACAGCTTGACATGCCTATGACAATACACACTTCTTGTTCTGTCTTCGGAGGACTGAACATAGTACTTGTAGATTTGAGTTTGAAGGCGGcccatttttgatattttcattttcaatgacAAACGAAGTATGATTTTACCATTTCTAACGGAATACAAGTAAAATGATGTTTCAAAACCTTTTTGAATGGTTTTCGTTTTTCTGTCACTGCACATGTACAAGTAAATTCGATACACGCTGTAAACTGTATTGCCATATGAATCACTCCAATACGGATTAACCATTGCAATTTGCATGAATAAATTTACTCGTCGAATAAgctgattattttattattttttaatgtaaaatttgatatattgtttatttatttgttgatatTATCAATATAAGTTGTGAATGTTGATTATACTGTTACACAAAAACGAAAGTTGGCAATATTGGCATTGGAAACATTGTATTAATTTCATTTTTGGAATAAATAACAggtaaagtttaaaacaaaaaacattactTTAACCTTTTTCACTTTATATCAcatttttcaaggggaataactcccaTACAATTTCATTCAATATCCttttgtttaaacatgttaaatatacgATCAATTTGTGAAAAACATTTGTTGATAGTAAAAAAGGACTTGGGGATATAACTCATATTTAGAACAAGAGTCCGGTTACAGGGGATGAACGAGAAACTCCAAATCTCTAAGAATTGAATGGCAAACATTTCTTCCATTATGTCAGGAAACATAAAAACAGGAAATAACAGAAAGCAGATGAAACAAACATATCATTTTAACAGAAATTTTGTTTTCTACCATAAAAGGATGAGCATATGTCATATTAATACATTATGATATAACTACcatgttgtcttttgttttttatacgcccgtcgtcttttagacgggacgtattatggtataccgttgtccgtccgtccgtctgtccgtccgtccgtccgtctgtccgtccgtccgtccgtccgtcgtccacacttcggacaataactcaaaaacgctttcaccaatttccatgaaacttaagtgaattgtttatatctattgacgtaagctccctttcgtttttttttaatttcagattttaagttttggatttatggggctttattcataaaaaaggggggattttcaacacttcggacaataactcaaaaaggctttcaccaatgtccatgaaactttggtgaattgtttatatctattgatgtaagctccctttcaatttttataaatttcagattttaagttttggatttatggggctttattcataaaaaaaagggggattttcaacacttcggacaataactcaaaaaggctttcaccaatgtccatgaaactttggtgtattgtttatatctattgatgtaagctccctttcaatttttataaatttcagattttaagttttggatttatggggctttattcataaaaaaagggggattttcaacacttcggacaataactcaaaaaggctttcaccaatgtccatgaaactttggtgaattgtttatatctattgatgtaagctccctttcaattttataaatttcagatttgacatttccgtgttatgaatttttatgcttaaaaaaggggggattttccaattttgggacaataactaacactttcacaaaattttatgcaactttaataaattgtttatatctattgacataagttccctttccatttttataaattttagattttacgttttcttaagtaatgaatttttatactttaaaaagggggattttatgaaactttggtgaatatattaatgtaacatcccttttgatttgtatatatatttctagttgatcatataaattcatttaaagcataaaagacaagttaaaagagcaacgggcgtatcatgcgctaaagcgcagccctttattgaataatgtagtcaattttttttgttaacagataatagAAAGCTCCCACAAATGCGGACGTCTAGATCACAAATTAGAAGGGCAACTGACTGTCACTGATCCGACAAGACTTGATAAAATAATGGACCGTTTTTCAATGAAATACTGCTTACTCAATCCAGGTAAAATATCATCTTATTTTTAATGTAGAATGACCATGCTTAGTATCCTAACtagaacaaaaatgtatacactTGCAAAAACTAATACAAAAGAACGCATGTGCTTTGGTTTGCGACGAAAACATTGACCTATCGCATTCGTTAAACCAACATCTGAAATAGAATTCCACACAACTAACAACTTGACATTTATACAGCATCGGGGTTTATCTTAATTCATTTATAGCCCAAAAAATATCGCAAGCATGTTTTcgtatatgtatacatgtacagatATAGCGTTTTGCTGTTGACAAGTGTTGTAAAAAATGTATGAAGGTTCGCGACTTTAAGAGGAATTATAAGTAGAAACGATTTACCTAACTCACTTTTGTCTTAAATTGGACAATGTGTTGTTACTTCTTTTAACTGTAGAAAATATGTGTTACATTAGGAAtaataatgttaaattttaa
This genomic window contains:
- the LOC139507175 gene encoding L-proline trans-4-hydroxylase-like, with protein sequence MISRSEKVAGTCEQLLGDEVYHYHGKLVTKEPFTGGAHLWHQDYGYWYINEFLEPNMITAFIALDKCEKRNGCLQIIESSHKCGRLDHKLEGQLTVTDPTRLDKIMDRFSMKYCLLNPGDALFFHCNLLHCSGQNSSAYRRWALLTVYNTVSNQSCKPHHHPQYIRLEKVPNTAIKSCDKFTDLTDKRILVPKTFDPKQVIPKTPA